A DNA window from Setaria viridis chromosome 2, Setaria_viridis_v4.0, whole genome shotgun sequence contains the following coding sequences:
- the LOC140221880 gene encoding uncharacterized protein gives MDKIWMYPARRLDAYFRGELNKFIKAVENNALVEKAKMVACPGKTCKNMRVFSETTTVRLHVMVRCFIEDYMIWTSHGEKAPPQDPLDEIMEHVEFERMLDVYDSFDEGVSDDDGGGSDGDDGVDEGGNGGGDANDGYDSSGDNELDDSDFLSQLLHHTKAELLVGSAKGLANFEMVKKSVEENVYERSKGCPKHWTVLHFILELLILKAKHGWSDDSFNDLLRILAWLLPKLNRVSTNTYQAKKLVSSFTMDKRKKGDGKLRYPSDARQWKKFDEWTIQVPYGKMKKDGKKRSRDELTIDGVPFKKLSILYEYLPYWPDLEVHHAIDGMHLKKNMFGNTIGLFLEKSAKTKDTLKSQQDLVAMKIRQDLHPIDKGNGRYELPPASYNLTLDEKKAVCQLL, from the exons ATGGATAAGATATGGATGTACCCAGCACGAAGATTGGACGCCTATTTCCGTGGAGAACTTAACAAATTCATTAAAGCTGTAGAGAATAATGCATTGGTCGAGAAGGCAAAGATGGTGGCTTGTCCTGGCAAAACCTGCAAGAACATGAGAGTATTCAGTGAGACAACTACAGTAAGATTGCATGTGATGGTTCGATGTTTCATTGAAGACTACATGATCTGGACATCTCATGGTGAGAAAGCACCCCCTCAGGATCCGCTTGACGAAATCATGGAACATGTCGAGTTTGAAAGAATGCTTGATGTTTATGATTCATTTGATGAGGGTGTTAGCGAcgatgatggtggtggctctgatggtgatgatggtgttgaCGAGGGTGgcaatggtggtggtgatgCTAATGACGGTTATGATAGTAGTGGCGATAATGAACTTGATGACAGTGATTTCCTGAGCCAGTTGTTGCATCACACCAAAGCGGAACTATTGGTTGGCAGTGCAAAGGGGTTAGCAAACTTCGAGATGGTGAAGAAATCAGTGGAGGAGAATGTGTACGAGCGTTCAAAGGGATGTCCAAAACACTGGACCGTGCTTCATTTCATACTTGAGCTATTGATTCTAAAGGCTAAGCACGGCTGGTCCGAtgatagtttcaatgatctacTGCGTATCTTGGCTTGGTTGCTTCCAAAGCTAAATAGAGTGTCCACCAACACATATCAAGCAAAGAAGCTTGTCAGTTCGTTCACGATGG ATAAGCGCAAAAAGGGTGATGGAAAGCTTCGATATCCATCCGATGCTCGCCAGTGGAAGAAGTTTGATGAGTG GACCATCCAGGTTCCATATGGGAAGATGAAAAAAGATGGGAAGAAGAGAAGTAGAGATGAACTAACTATAGATGGTGTGCCATTCAAGAAGTTGTCGATCTTGTACGAGTACTTGCCGTATTGGCCGGACCTTGAGGTCCACCATGCCATCGATGGTATGCACCTAAAGAAGAATATGTTTGGTAACACAATTGGTCTCTTTCTGGAGAAATCAGCCAAGACAAAGGATACCCTGAAGTCACAACAAGACTTGGTAGCCATGAAGATAAGACAAGATCTTCACCCTATTGATAAGGGCAATGGAAGATATGAACTACCCCCAGCTAGCTACAACTTGACACTAGATGAGAAGAAGGCAGTGTGTCAGTTGTTATGA